A DNA window from Malus domestica chromosome 12, GDT2T_hap1 contains the following coding sequences:
- the LOC139189795 gene encoding secreted RxLR effector protein 161-like — MVVRTLDAKRDPFRLKEDKEEILEPEVPYLSAIGALLYLAQYARPDIFFAVNLLARYNNAPTCRHCNGVKDIFRYLKGTTDLGLFYTNKSPSIAAPYGTRNDSRLVGYVEAGYLSDPHRACSQTGYVFTVGDTAISWMSTK; from the coding sequence atggtcgttcgaactctagatgctaaacgagatcccttccgtctaAAGGAGGataaggaagagattttggaacccgaagttccttacctaagtgcaattggggctttattgtacttggctcagtaCGCTAGACCTGACATCTTCTTCGCTGTGAATCTATTGGCTAGATACAACAATGCGCCCACATGCAGGCACTgtaatggtgttaaagacattttccgctaccttaagggtactacggatttgggcttgttctataccaACAAATCTCCAAGTATTGCCGCCCCCTATGGTACTCGGaatgattctcgccttgttggttacgtAGAGGCTGGATATCTATCTGACCCACATAGAGCATGTTCTCAaacaggttatgtctttaccgttggagacacTGCTATATCTTGGATGTCTACCAAGTAa
- the LOC103449691 gene encoding FT-interacting protein 3 yields the protein MQRPPPEDFALKETKPHLGGGRISGDKLTSTYDLVEQMQYLYVRVVKAKDLPTKDVTGSCDPYVEVKLGNYKGATRHFEKKSNPEWNQVFAFSKDRIQATVLEVIVKDKDLMKDDFMGRVSFDLNEVPKRVPPDSPLAPQWYRLEDHKGNKARGELMLAVWMGTQADEAFPEAWHSDAATISGADSLANIRSKVYLSPKLWYLRVNVIEAQDLMPSDKGRYPEVYVKAILGTQALRTRISPSRSINPMWNEDLMFVASEPFEEPLILSVEDRIAPNKDEVLGRCAIPLQYVPRRYDHKPVNTSWHNLEKHVIVEGEKKKEIKFASRIHMRICLEGGYHVLDESTHYSSDLRPTAKPLWKSSIGILEVGILNAQGLMPMKTKDGRGTTDAYCVAKYGQKWVRTRTIIDSFMPRWNEQYTWEVFDPCTVITIGVFDNCHLHGGEKAGGAKDARIGKVRIRLSTLETDRVYTHSYPLLVLHPNGVKKMGEIHMAVRFTCSSLLNMMHMYSQPLLPKMHYIHPLTVSQLDSLRHQATQIVSIRLSRAEPPLRKEVVEYMLDVGSHMWSMRRSKANFFRIMNVFGGIIAVGKWFDQICNWKNPITTVLIHILFIILVMYPELILPTIFLYLFLIGVWYYRWRPRHPPHMDTRLSHADSAHPDELDEEFDTFPTSRPSDIVRMRYDRLRSIAGRIQTVVGDLATQGERLQSLLSWRDPRATALFVLFCLIAAIVLYVTPFQVVALLAGFYVLRHPRFRHKLPSVPLNFFRRLPARTDCML from the coding sequence ATGCAGAGACCTCCCCCGGAAGACTTTGCTTTGAAGGAGACCAAACCCCACCTCGGTGGGGGGAGGATCTCCGGTGACAAGCTAACGAGCACGTATGACCTCGTTGAGCAGATGCAGTACCTCTATGTCCGGGTTGTTAAGGCGAAGGACTTGCCCACGAAAGATGTTACTGGTAGCTGTGACCCTTATGTCGAAGTTAAGCTTGGGAATTACAAAGGCGCGACTCGACATTTTGAGAAGAAGTCAAATCCGGAGTGGAACCAGGTTTTCGCATTCTCGAAAGATCGTATTCAGGCGACGGTTCTTGAGGTCATTGTGAAGGACAAGGATCTTATGAAGGATGATTTCATGGGCCGTGTTTCTTTTGATCTGAACGAGGTTCCAAAACGTGTTCCTCCCGATAGTCCTCTGGCACCACAGTGGTATAGATTGGAAGATCATAAGGGGAACAAGGCAAGGGGAGAGCTGATGTTGGCTGTATGGATGGGCACCCAAGCTGATGAAGCTTTTCCTGAAGCATGGCATTCCGATGCTGCCACAATTAGCGGAGCTGACAGTCTTGCAAATATCCGATCAAAGGTGTATCTCTCTCCTAAGCTTTGGTATTTGAGGGTTAATGTGATTGAAGCTCAGGATTTGATGCCGAGTGATAAGGGTCGGTATCCTGAAGTTTATGTGAAAGCTATACTTGGAACTCAAGCTTTGAGAACTAGGATTTCTCCAAGCAGGAGCATAAATCCTATGTGGAACGAAGATTTAATGTTTGTTGCATCAGAACCATTTGAGGAGCCCTTGATTTTGAGTGTGGAGGACAGAATTGCACCTAACAAAGATGAAGTTTTGGGGAGATGTGCAATTCCTCTGCAGTATGTGCCCCGAAGGTATGATCATAAACCTGTTAACACTAGCTGGCACAATCTTGAAAAGCATGTTATTGTAGAAGgggaaaagaagaaggaaatcaaGTTTGCAAGCAGGATTCATATGAGGATCTGTCTGGAAGGTGGTTACCATGTCCTTGATGAATCAACACACTATAGTAGTGATCTTCGACCGACAGCAAAACCGTTGTGGAAGTCCAGCATTGGGATCCTTGAAGTGGGAATTCTGAATGCTCAGGGGTTGATGCCAATGAAGACCAAAGATGGGAGGGGTACGACAGATGCGTATTGTGTGGCGAAATATGGGCAGAAATGGGTTCGAACAAGAACCATTATTGATAGCTTTATGCCCAGGTGGAATGAGCAGTACACTTGGGAAGTGTTTGATCCTTGTACTGTCATAACAATTGGGGTATTTGATAACTGCCATCTGCATGGGGGAGAAAAGGCTGGaggggccaaggatgcaagaattGGGAAGGTAAGGATTCGTCTCTCCACCCTCGAGACTGATCGGGTTTACACACACTCGTACCCGCTTTTGGTTCTGCACCCAAATGGTGTAAAGAAGATGGGTGAAATTCATATGGCCGTGCGGTTCACTTGCTCTTCTCTGCTTAACATGATGCACATGTACTCACAGCCCCTGCTGCCAAAAATGCACTACATTCATCCATTGACTGTAAGTCAGCTTGATAGTTTGAGGCACCAGGCCACTCAGATTGTATCGATAAGGCTGAGCCGCGCTGAGCCACCGTTGAGGAAAGAGGTGGTCGAATATATGCTGGATGTGGGCTCCCACATGTGGAGTATGAGAAGAAGCAAAGCTAACTTTTTCAGGATTATGAATGTTTTTGGTGGGATAATTGCTGTTGGAAAATGGTTTGATCAGATCTGCAACTGGAAAAACCCCATTACTACCGTACTCATTCACATCCTCTTTATTATTCTGGTCATGTACCCGGAGCTCATATTGCCTACAATTTTCCTCTACCTCTTCTTGATTGGAGTTTGGTACTATAGATGGAGGCCAAGGCACCCTCCTCACATGGACACTCGTCTGTCTCATGCAGATTCTGCACATCCCGATGAACTTGATGAAGAATTTGATACATTCCCTACTTCGCGGCCTTCTGACATAGTGAGGATGAGATATGATAGGTTGAGGAGTATTGCAGGGAGAATCCAGACAGTGGTTGGCGACTTGGCTACTCAAGGGGAGAGGCTGCAATCTTTGCTGAGCTGGAGAGACCCGAGAGCTACTGCACTGTTTGTGCTTTTCTGTCTGATTGCAGCGATTGTTCTGTATGTTACTCCGTTCCAGGTTGTGGCTCTTCTTGCTGGATTTTATGTGCTGAGACACCCAAGATTCCGTCATAAGCTTCCTTCTGTGCCGCTGAATTTCTTCAGGAGGTTGCCGGCTAGAACTGACTGCATGCTGTGA